Proteins encoded within one genomic window of Triticum aestivum cultivar Chinese Spring chromosome 2D, IWGSC CS RefSeq v2.1, whole genome shotgun sequence:
- the LOC123048156 gene encoding UDP-glycosyltransferase 73C4-like has translation MAPSTETKDFNVATSVLPTHFILVPLVAQGHTIPMVDLARLLAGRGARVSVVTTPWNAARLQGIADSARRAKLPLDIVELPFAPADDGLPPGCGDDIDTLVPMFQALHRLAGPFEAYLRALGRRPSCIIYDRANAWTAGVARSVGVPLLFFHGPSCFYSLCELTVATHGLVEEREMCVMPGLPVRVEMTRATCSSAFLNTPAWEAFQKNAMEAIRMADGAVANTFLDLEGQFVSCYEAALGMPVWALGPLCLSTRDEAALACRGDKDKPTAVDQSAVTEWLDAMCTGSVVYASFGSLVRVLHEQLYEVGHGLEDSGRPFLWVVKESEVAASPEVLEWLPALEARTAGRGLVVRGWAPQLAILSHRAVGAFVTHCGWNSLLESVAHGVPVVTWPHLADQFLNERLAVDVLGVGVPVGAAVPDGEAVMVARGDIARAVSELMGGGDVAEERRRKAKEYGERARTAMAIGGSSYQNLTRLIQRFTPSDGNGKEQ, from the coding sequence ATGGCGCCGTCGACGGAGACGAAGGATTTCAACGTTGCTACGTCAGTGCTTCCGACACACTTCATTCTCGTCCCCCTCGTGGCGCAGGGCCACACCATCCCGATGGTGGACCTTGCACGCCTCCTCGCAGGACGCGGTGCGCGCGTGAGCGTGGTGACCACACCCTGGAACGCCGCGCGCCTCCAGGGCATCGCCGACTCTGCACGGCGCGCCAAGCTGCCCCTAGACATAGTCGAGCTCCCGTTCGCGCCGGCCGACGACGGGCTGCCCCCAGGCTGTGGCGACGACATCGACACGTTAGTCCCCATGTTCCAGGCCCTCCACAGGCTCGCCGGCCCCTTCGAGGCCTACTTACGCGCGCTGGGGCGGCGGCCGAGCTGCATCATCTACGACAGGGCTAACGCGTGGACTGCCGGCGTGGCCAGGAGCGTCGGGGTGCCGCTGCTCTTCTTCCACGGCCCTTCCTGCTTCTACTCGCTCTGCGAGCTCACCGTCGCCACGCACGGACTTGTTGAGGAGCGCGAGATGTGCGTCATGCCAGGCCTGCCGGTGCGCGTGGAGATGACCAGGGCTACGTGCTCCTCCGCCTTCTTGAACACACCTGCGTGGGAGGCGTTCCAGAAGAACGCCATGGAGGCTATTCGCATGGCCGACGGCGCCGTCGCCAATACGTTCCTGGACCTCGAGGGGCAGTTCGTGTCGTGCTACGAGGCGGCGCTGGGGATGCCGGTGTGGGCGCTCGGGCCGTTGTGCCTCAGCACCCGCGACGAGGCGGCCCTGGCGTGCCGGGGGGACAAGGACAAACCCACCGCCGTGGACCAGAGCGCGGTCACCGAATGGCTCGACGCCATGTGCACCGGCTCCGTTGTTTATGCCAGCTTCGGCAGCCTCGTGCGGGTGCTTCACGAGCAGCTGTACGAGGTCGGGCATGGCCTGGAGGACTCGGGCAGGCCGTTCCTTTGGGTCGTGAAGGAGTCCGAGGTGGCGGCCTCGCCGGAGGTGCTAGAGTGGCTGCCAGCCCTGGAGGCACGCACGGCGGGCCGTGGCCTCGTGGTGCGCGGCTGGGCGCCGCAGCTCGCCATCTTGTCGCACCGCGCCGTGGGGGCCTTCGTGACACACTGCGGCTGGAACTCGCTGCTGGAGTCGGTCGCACACGGCGTGCCGGTGGTGACGTGGCCACACTTGGCAGACCAGTTCCTGAACGAGCGGCTGGCCGTGGACGTGCTCGGCGTCGGCGTGCCCGTCGGCGCAGCCGTGCCTGACGGCGAGGCCGTGATGGTGGCGCGCGGAGACATCGCGCGGGCGGTGTCGGAGCTCATGGGCGGTGGCGACGTggccgaggagaggaggaggaaggccAAGGAGTACGGCGAGAGAGCTCGCACAGCCATGGCCATAGGAGGTTCATCCTACCAAAACCTGACGCGGCTAATACAGAGATTCACGCCGAGTGATGGCAATGGCAAGGAACAGTAA
- the LOC123050963 gene encoding uncharacterized protein translates to MKHFLLRINTNKIIHTHSLPQGGHRSAILRPLKLLCRLPLLHSTAIRRDKKAEQLRRRPASSVSAIPSMDGRAAAMVPRVEVLAAGRARLEAVNALQHESWEARDVLLQCRLLKADESRRMWEANCMPSGDDHRMFAEPLKSENEDLKDFIQFLELENEELKIRVKEVEGGAGHCLNAAGHEHIAGDLEAALRRLNQAHEALIAEKDEEFSALIAEKDKEISALVAEKDKEFSALIAEKDLTREQFTTLERDYADLRSYSSKQAAQVTEAKQKLEQLQVASQKKDDESRKPRARATAVEAKRKVLPEDKRQEMTCMPKETDGQIQKCKDGQPETSEKCNKDTSETHTKNCSQGPALRGEEMKFCSSKQMLAKDGQPQTSLKRKCVTSSLPDDNEQNANDEEKSNQVLEPLKKKRVPEKGEVEQDDSKVKLANGESNRPAQQSMSDVLLNIRAVKDSLRDKPGKFEESMINAAILYVHAVKDSFRDKPDKFGEFLALLRGVYSKRIDARAFASALKVLFDGRPELILQFNAFMTS, encoded by the exons atgaaacatTTTCTCTTGCGAATAAATACTAATAAAATAATACACACCCATTCACTGCCTCAGGGGGGCCACCGCTCAGCTATACTGCGGCCTCTCAAGCTCCTGTGCCGGCTTCCTCTGCTCCACTCCACTGCCATCCGCCGTGACAAGAAAGCAGAGCAGCTGCGGCGCCGGCCGGCCAGCTCCGTCTCCGCGATTCCTTCCATGGACGGCCGGGCGGCGGCGATGGTGCCGCGGGTGGAGGTGCTCGCCGCCGGCCGCGCGCGGCTGGAGGCCGTGAACGCGCTGCAGCACGAGTCCTGGGAGGCCCGCGACGTTCTCCTCCAGTGCCGCCTCCTCAAG GCGGATGAGAGCAGGAGGATGTGGGAGGCCAACTGCATGCCCTCCGGCGATGACCACCGGATGTTCGCCG AACCCCTAAAGAGTGAAAATGAGGATTTAAAAGATTTTATACAATTCTTGGAGCTGGAGAACGAGGAGCTTAAG ATAAGAGTGAAGGAAGTTGAAGGTGGCGCAGGGCACTGCCTAAACGCCGCAGGCCATGAGCACATTGCAGGAGATCTAGAAGCAGCGCTAAGACGATTGAACCAAGCTCATGAGGCACTGATTGCAGAGAAGGATGAGGAATTTTCTGCACTGATTGCAGAAAAGGATAAGGAAATTTCAGCACTGGTTGCAGAGAAGGATAAGGAATTTTCTGCACTGATTGCAGAAAAGGACCTCACGCGAGAGCAGTTTACGACACTGGAGCGGGACTATGCTGACCTTCGTAGCTACAGCAGTAAACAGGCAGCACAAGTTACTGAAGCAAAGCAAAAGCTTGAGCAGCTGCAAGTGGCATCCCAAAAGAAGGATGATGAGAGTCGCAAACCGCGAGCACGAGCAACAGCAGTTGAAGCCAAAaggaaggtgcttcctgaggataAGCGACAGGAGATGACCTGTATGCCCAAGGAGACAGATGGGCAAATTCAAAAATGCAAAGATGGGCAGCCTGAGACTAGTGAAAAGTGCAACAAGGATACGAGTGAGACACACACAAAAAATTGTTCACAAGGCCCTGCTTTAAGGGGGGAAGAAATGAAATTTTGTTCTTCTAAGCAAATGCTAGCAAAAGATGGGCAACCTCAGACTAGCCTGAAGCGCAAGTGCGTCACTTCCTCCTTACCAGAT GATAATGAGCAGAATGCAAATGATGAGGAAAAGAGTAATCAGGTTCTAGAGCCTCTCAAGAAGAAGAGGGTACCAGAGAAAGGGGAAGTGGAGCAAGATGACAGTAAGGTCAAACTCGCCAACGGTGAAAGCAATCG GCCTGCCCAGCAGTCGATGAGCGACGTGCTCCTCAACATCCGTGCCGTGAAGGATAGTTTGAGGGACAAACCTGGCAAGTTTGAGGAGTCGATGATAAACGCCGCGATCCTCTACGTCCATGCCGTGAAGGATAGTTTCAGGGACAAACCTGACAAGTTTGGGGAGTTCTTGGCGCTCCTGCGCGGAGTCTATAGCAAGAG GATCGATGCTCGAGCCTTCGCCAGCGCCTTGAAGGTCCTGTTCGACGGGCGCCCTGAACTCATCCTTCAGTTCAATGCGTTCATGACATCGTAG
- the LOC123050962 gene encoding protein NRT1/ PTR FAMILY 8.5 → MEAAGDEERPLLQHPPPHLHQDGDSRYTNDGTMDVNGQPAVKASTGNWRACFFILGVQFSECLAFFAISKNLVTYLTSVLHESNIDAARNVSTWFGTTFFTPLIGAFLADTYWGRYKTLVVFLSVYIVGMLVLTVSTTLPWMIQSSNHSEIHRITVYVGLYLTALGNGGIKPCTSTFGADQFDITDPTERVKKGSFFNWFYFLNTIGSLLSTTVIVWVQDNVGWGIGFAIPMILTSLSFTVFIASRRIYRYKSTGESPMTTASRVVVAAARNRRLELPEDCTTLHHSPSPPSEATFNVQHTTQFRFLDKAAIVSPSTQEKKGTATSPWRLCALSHVEEVKMLLRLCPAWASLVVFFMITAQMSSTVIEQGMAMDNRVWSFTVPPASLASFNVVTTLVLIPIYDVVLVPLARRATGEDRGLTQPQRLGVGLALSTLAMAYLALLERNRLAVGEAVSIMWQAPAYAMMGVSEVFTVIGTLELFYDRAPDNMRSMCTAFAQLAIAAGSYLNSAALGVVASATMWIPEDLDDGHLDYFFWTIAALSALNLLQFVFYSMRYNDNVACRQCHPY, encoded by the exons ATGGAAGCAGCAGGGGATGAGGAGAGGCCCTTGCTCCAACACCCACCTCCTCACCTCCATCAG GATGGGGATTCGAGATACACCAATGACGGAACAATGGATGTTAACGGACAACCTGCTGTTAAGGCAAGCACAGGGAACTGGAGAGCATGCTTCTTCATCTTAG GTGTCCAATTCAGCGAATGCTTGGCCTTCTTCGCGATCTCCAAAAACTTGGTCACCTACCTTACCAGCGTGCTCCATGAAAGCAATATCGACGCGGCGAGGAATGTGTCCACTTGGTTTGGCACCACATTCTTCACGCCGCTTATTGGAGCCTTCTTGGCAGACACGTATTGGGGGAGGTACAAGACATTAGTGGTTTTCCTCTCAGTCTACATCGTC gGGATGCTTGTCCTGACGGTTTCGACGACGCTCCCATGGATGATTCAATCCTCCAACCACAGTGAGATTCACCGTATCACCGTCTATGTTGGACTCTATCTTACAGCCCTTGGCAACGGTGGCATCAAGCCATGCACCTCCACTTTTGGCGCTGACCAGTTTGACATCACCGACCCGACGGAGCGGGTGAAGAAGGGCTCATTCTTCAATTGGTTCTACTTCTTGAACACTATTGGCTCCCTTTTGTCGACCACTGTGATTGTCTGGGTGCAAGACAATGTTGGGTGGGGGATCGGCTTTGCGATCCCGATGATCCTCACGAGTCTCAGTTTCACGGTGTTTATCGCTAGTAGGAGGATCTACAGATACAAGTCAACAGGAGAGAGTCCCATGACAACAGCTTCCCGGGTTGTTGTTGCAGCTGCAAGAAATCGCCGTCTGGAGTTGCCCGAGGATTGCACAACCTTGCATCACTCGCCTTCACCACCCTCAGAGGCTACGTTCAATGTTCAGCATACCACTCAGTTCAG ATTTTTGGACAAGGCTGCCATTGTGTCACCGTCGACACAGGAGAAGAAAGGCACGGCGACGAGCCCATGGAGGCTATGCGCACTCTCTCATGTAGAAGAGGTGAAGATGCTGCTACGTCTGTGCCCTGCATGGGCGTCCTTGGTGGTCTTCTTCATGATCACGGCACAGATGTCGTCGACGGTGATTGAGCAGGGTATGGCAATGGACAACCGCGTGTGGTCATTCACCGTGCCACCGGCCTCCCTCGCCAGCTTCAATGTGGTCACCACACTTGTATTGATCCCCATATATGACGTTGTGCTAGTTCCCCTAGCTCGGCGTGCCACCGGTGAGGACCGAGGCCTCACGCAACCGCAGCGCCTCGGCGTCGGTCTCGCGTTGTCCACTCTGGCCATGGCTTACCTGGCTCTTCTCGAGAGGAACCGTCTCGCGGTCGGGGAAGCGGTGAGCATTATGTGGCAGGCACCGGCATACGCCATGATGGGTGTCAGTGAGGTGTTTACGGTCATCGGCACGCTCGAGCTCTTCTACGACCGGGCTCCGGACAACATGAGGAGCATGTGCACCGCATTCGCGCAGCTCGCCATCGCGGCAGGGAGCTACCTCAACTCGGCAGCGCTGGGCGTTGTCGCGTCCGCCACGATGTGGATCCCGGAGGACCTCGACGACGGACACTTGGACTACTTCTTCTGGACGATAGCGGCGCTCAGTGCCCTGAATCTGCTGCAGTTTGTATTCTACTCTATGAGGTACAACGACAACGTAGCTTGTCGACAATGCCATCCATATTAG